The Gemmatimonadaceae bacterium genome contains a region encoding:
- a CDS encoding class I SAM-dependent methyltransferase, with the protein MTKNILLDAQVESLLDRLYEEHSAQRADTEAYFAERASEESMDWNKFDDRTNAFLRDKLVALDRPKAEFCYLVCRGLRAHRVVEAGTSFGVSTLFLASALRDDWTARERNTDAPVVIATEYEPEKAKIARRHFAEAGVSHIVDLREGDLRETLRDLKDSIDFMLIDIWTPMALPALELVSPHLRTGAVVICDNTQQFSDAYREYFAFVNDPQNGLRTMTLPFDGGLEFTVKVR; encoded by the coding sequence ATGACCAAGAACATCCTCCTTGATGCGCAAGTCGAGTCCTTGCTGGACCGGCTGTACGAAGAGCATTCAGCGCAACGCGCCGACACGGAGGCTTACTTCGCGGAACGCGCCTCCGAAGAATCGATGGACTGGAACAAATTCGACGACCGGACGAACGCATTCCTCCGAGACAAGTTGGTTGCGCTGGATCGGCCGAAGGCGGAATTCTGTTATCTCGTGTGCCGAGGTTTGCGCGCGCACCGCGTGGTGGAGGCGGGCACGTCGTTCGGTGTGTCGACGCTGTTTCTCGCCTCGGCGCTGCGTGACGACTGGACCGCCCGTGAACGGAATACGGACGCGCCCGTCGTCATCGCGACGGAATACGAACCCGAAAAGGCGAAGATCGCGCGCCGCCACTTTGCAGAAGCAGGAGTTTCGCACATTGTCGATCTCCGCGAAGGTGACTTGCGCGAGACGTTGCGCGACTTGAAGGATTCGATCGACTTCATGCTCATCGACATTTGGACGCCGATGGCGCTCCCGGCGCTCGAACTCGTTTCGCCGCACCTCAGGACCGGAGCGGTCGTCATCTGCGACAACACGCAACAGTTCAGCGACGCTTACCGAGAATACTTTGCCTTCGTCAACGATCCGCAGAATGGCCTGCGTACAATGACGCTTCCATTCGACGGTGGATTGGAATTCACAGTGAAAGTTCGCTGA
- a CDS encoding Crp/Fnr family transcriptional regulator, which yields MQDLLEVLPRVFFLHEQDDATRRSFAELGICRTFPKGNILFHDGDPCFAAYVVISGRVKLTVASDDGREFALEVFGPGDVCGFIATLDGGPNNGTAITLSSCRLAVVPRERFQAWITEHPLLQQTITTALVRMLRSVYERVGMQTLLPVKRRVRAAIIEFAQSNGTAVHGEEYVAPRPTHQELAERVGSTRVVVSRVIKELLEEEEAIRMDGRTLRVRLDGRL from the coding sequence ATGCAAGATCTTCTCGAAGTTCTGCCGAGAGTTTTCTTTCTGCACGAGCAAGACGACGCGACGCGTCGCTCGTTCGCGGAGCTCGGCATCTGCCGTACGTTTCCAAAGGGCAACATCCTCTTCCACGACGGCGATCCGTGTTTCGCGGCGTACGTCGTCATCAGCGGCCGCGTGAAGCTTACGGTTGCCTCCGACGACGGACGTGAGTTCGCCCTCGAAGTCTTCGGTCCGGGCGATGTCTGCGGGTTCATCGCGACGTTGGACGGAGGCCCGAACAACGGAACCGCGATCACGCTGTCGAGCTGCCGCCTTGCCGTCGTCCCGCGGGAACGATTTCAAGCGTGGATCACCGAGCACCCATTGTTGCAGCAGACGATCACCACGGCGCTCGTGCGCATGCTGAGGAGCGTCTACGAGCGCGTCGGAATGCAGACGCTGCTTCCGGTCAAGCGTCGGGTGCGGGCGGCGATCATTGAATTCGCTCAGAGCAACGGGACAGCAGTGCACGGCGAAGAGTACGTCGCGCCTCGCCCTACCCACCAGGAGCTCGCGGAGCGCGTCGGTTCGACGCGGGTCGTGGTGTCGCGCGTCATCAAGGAGCTGCTCGAGGAGGAGGAGGCGATCCGGATGGACGGCCGAACGTTACGCGTTCGGCTTGATGGCCGATTGTGA
- a CDS encoding nuclear transport factor 2 family protein, which translates to MKTLIAASIVCIAVPLTAQTPTTAQQLIAARDTVWRAWFANDTVLLRRFIPAAAAVAEGRETFQWSDRRAVFDGARRSASSGARLEQIEFLGTQIDTRGNSAMVRSRFRYVLRRGAKADTSSGLAAEVFVREKGRWVNPFWQLEFDAPGSLAARSIDLPDTLGAAVNVADSLSALGTIGDYDALIGTWEFTFQSRQPDGSFGIPFTGHWTFEKKGEGGIIEDHWRPDNPTTPMASSLYTYRVFDPEEKVWRLVGANSRGGGIIPGRTWADASGRYGIEWYGNVLVRFRYFALTPARFLWRQDQSRDGGKTWIPDTGMMEARRIGK; encoded by the coding sequence ATGAAAACACTCATCGCTGCGTCGATCGTCTGCATAGCGGTTCCGCTCACCGCGCAGACGCCGACAACCGCACAACAACTCATCGCTGCGCGCGACACTGTCTGGCGCGCCTGGTTCGCAAACGACACCGTGCTCCTTCGGCGGTTCATTCCGGCCGCGGCCGCGGTCGCGGAAGGCCGCGAGACGTTCCAGTGGAGCGATCGGCGCGCGGTCTTCGATGGCGCACGTCGCAGCGCGTCGTCCGGCGCCCGGCTCGAGCAAATCGAATTTCTGGGCACGCAGATCGACACCAGGGGCAACTCCGCAATGGTCCGGTCGCGGTTTCGCTATGTCCTCCGTCGTGGCGCGAAGGCAGACACGAGCTCCGGACTCGCCGCCGAAGTGTTCGTGCGCGAGAAGGGCCGCTGGGTCAATCCGTTCTGGCAGCTCGAATTCGATGCGCCCGGTTCACTCGCCGCGCGCTCGATCGATCTCCCGGATACCCTCGGCGCCGCTGTCAACGTTGCAGACTCCCTCAGCGCACTGGGCACGATCGGCGATTATGACGCGCTAATCGGCACGTGGGAGTTCACGTTCCAGTCACGGCAACCCGACGGATCGTTCGGCATCCCGTTTACGGGACATTGGACGTTCGAGAAGAAAGGCGAGGGCGGGATCATCGAAGACCATTGGCGTCCGGATAACCCAACGACTCCGATGGCCTCGAGCCTATACACGTATCGTGTTTTCGACCCCGAGGAAAAGGTTTGGCGCCTCGTCGGCGCGAACTCGCGTGGAGGCGGCATCATCCCGGGCCGTACATGGGCGGACGCGAGCGGTCGTTACGGCATCGAGTGGTACGGCAATGTCCTCGTTCGGTTCCGTTACTTCGCGCTGACGCCCGCGCGCTTTCTCTGGCGACAGGATCAGAGCCGTGACGGTGGCAAGACGTGGATCCCAGACACTGGTATGATGGAGGCACGGCGCATCGGCAAGTGA
- a CDS encoding sugar phosphate isomerase/epimerase family protein yields the protein MTRSVTLFTGQWADLSLEQLAKKARDWGYDGLELACWGDHFDVERALAESNYCDERRALLARHGLKVFAIANHLVGQAVCDHIDERHKSIVPPRVWGDGRPERVQHRAAEEMKNTARAAARLGVSVVNGFTGSSIWHLVYSFPPVSPGMIDAGYRDFADRWRPILDTFREAGVRFALEVHPTEIAFDISSAERALGALDDHASFGFNYDPSHFGYQGVDYVAFIERFGDRIFHAHMKDVWWSSTRRHSGVFGGHLPFGHRDRGWDFRSIGRGRIDFEEVIRALNRVGYRGPLSVEWEDVGMDREFGAREACARIRAFDFAASDVAFDAAFARES from the coding sequence ATGACGCGATCCGTGACGTTGTTCACTGGCCAGTGGGCCGATCTGTCGTTGGAGCAACTTGCGAAGAAGGCTCGTGACTGGGGGTACGACGGACTGGAGCTCGCCTGCTGGGGCGACCATTTCGACGTCGAACGCGCGCTCGCGGAGAGCAATTACTGCGACGAGCGACGCGCGTTACTCGCGCGCCATGGCCTGAAGGTGTTCGCGATTGCTAATCACCTCGTCGGCCAGGCCGTGTGCGACCACATCGACGAGCGGCATAAGAGCATCGTACCACCGCGCGTGTGGGGGGACGGCCGCCCCGAGCGCGTACAGCACCGCGCCGCCGAGGAGATGAAGAACACCGCGCGCGCGGCGGCACGGCTCGGCGTGTCGGTCGTCAATGGCTTTACCGGCTCGTCGATCTGGCACCTGGTGTACAGCTTTCCTCCCGTGTCGCCCGGAATGATCGACGCCGGCTATCGCGATTTTGCCGACCGGTGGCGCCCGATTCTCGACACGTTTCGCGAGGCCGGTGTGCGCTTCGCGCTCGAGGTGCATCCAACGGAAATTGCCTTCGACATCTCGTCTGCCGAGCGCGCCCTCGGCGCGCTCGATGATCACGCCTCCTTCGGCTTCAACTATGACCCGAGCCACTTCGGCTACCAGGGCGTGGATTACGTCGCCTTCATCGAGCGCTTCGGCGACCGGATCTTCCACGCGCACATGAAGGACGTGTGGTGGTCGAGTACACGGCGGCACTCGGGCGTATTTGGCGGCCACCTGCCCTTCGGCCATCGCGACCGCGGCTGGGATTTCCGATCCATCGGCCGCGGTCGCATCGACTTCGAGGAGGTGATTCGCGCACTGAACCGGGTCGGCTACCGCGGGCCGCTCTCCGTCGAATGGGAAGATGTGGGAATGGATCGAGAGTTCGGAGCACGCGAGGCCTGCGCTCGCATCAGGGCGTTCGACTTCGCGGCGTCCGACGTTGCCTTCGATGCGGCCTTTGCGCGCGAGTCATAG
- a CDS encoding Gfo/Idh/MocA family oxidoreductase codes for MLTRKLRFGMVGGGPGAFIGAVHRRAATLDGLATLVAGAFSSDREKSRAQGRELHLDPRRVYDSFDAMAEREAALPGDERIDFVSIVTPNHLHFRAACAFVERGIHVICDKPMTTTLEDAESLCQLVHEHDVVFALTHNYSGYPLVKQARALVRAGELGQLRKVVSEYSQGWLSTLVEATGQKQADWRTDPARAGAGALGDIGSHAEHLARYITGLEIESLCADVSTFVDGRHIDDDANILVRYQGGAKGVLFCSQISLGEENRLSLRVYGTEASLEWHQEEPNMLLVRRATSPTQVYKPGHPYLSAAAQYATRLPSGHPEAFLEAFANVYANAMRTIAARLAGEQPQVLDLDFPTVEDGLAGVRFILGAVASGRRADWYEFHKH; via the coding sequence ATGCTCACACGCAAGCTCCGCTTCGGTATGGTCGGTGGCGGTCCTGGTGCGTTCATCGGTGCCGTGCACCGACGCGCCGCCACTCTGGATGGATTGGCGACTCTCGTTGCGGGCGCCTTTTCCTCGGACCGGGAGAAGTCGCGCGCGCAGGGACGCGAGCTCCATCTCGATCCGCGACGCGTATACGACAGCTTCGACGCGATGGCCGAGCGCGAGGCAGCGCTTCCCGGAGACGAGCGAATCGATTTCGTGTCGATCGTGACGCCCAACCATCTGCACTTCCGAGCCGCCTGCGCGTTCGTCGAGCGCGGGATCCACGTGATCTGCGACAAGCCGATGACGACGACGCTCGAGGACGCGGAGTCTCTCTGCCAGCTCGTGCACGAGCACGACGTGGTGTTCGCGTTGACGCACAACTACAGCGGCTACCCGCTCGTGAAGCAGGCACGCGCGCTGGTGCGCGCCGGCGAATTGGGCCAGCTGCGCAAGGTTGTGTCTGAATACTCGCAAGGCTGGCTCTCGACACTCGTCGAGGCCACCGGTCAGAAGCAAGCGGACTGGCGCACCGATCCCGCGCGGGCAGGCGCGGGCGCGCTCGGCGACATCGGATCACACGCCGAACACCTGGCGCGCTACATTACCGGCCTCGAGATCGAGAGCCTCTGCGCCGACGTGAGCACCTTTGTCGACGGCCGTCATATCGACGATGACGCCAACATCCTTGTTCGCTACCAGGGCGGGGCGAAAGGCGTGCTCTTTTGTTCGCAGATTTCGTTAGGCGAGGAAAACCGGTTGAGCCTGCGCGTCTACGGCACCGAGGCGTCGCTCGAGTGGCATCAGGAGGAGCCGAACATGCTGCTCGTGCGGCGAGCCACCAGCCCCACGCAAGTGTACAAACCCGGTCATCCCTATCTCTCGGCGGCGGCGCAATACGCGACGCGCCTCCCCTCGGGACATCCGGAAGCGTTTCTCGAGGCCTTTGCCAATGTGTACGCGAACGCGATGCGCACCATCGCTGCGAGGCTCGCCGGCGAGCAGCCGCAGGTACTCGATCTCGACTTCCCGACGGTGGAGGACGGCCTCGCCGGCGTCCGTTTCATCCTCGGCGCCGTCGCGAGCGGCCGGCGCGCCGACTGGTACGAGTTCCACAAACACTAA
- a CDS encoding metal-dependent hydrolase, whose amino-acid sequence MDNVTHSLAGLLLAEGAIRLRSRVTRSEPSRQFRAVAAISSMIAANLPDADLLYSGLGGNRLRYMLHHRGHSHTVLIALAGAVLVCGVAIRIWRWREREGPTRADTRWLLGLLLVSTLSHLVLDWTNSYGVHPFWPVDNRWHYGDAVFIVEPWFWVLSVPTLIAASARSTPRVVLSLVMLSGLVLAWRLDFVSRGAAATLTVGALVSVAVAFVLHPGARAAVAIAGWIAATLVMAAGSARARATTLRAVHDAAPDAEVLDVVVSPMPANPVCASVISLERSGPEYLIATARVSALPSLVEAAHCGSRQGGGGGGGDGSLFQPSARRSTSGLQWDGAWSAPVADIASLGRASCPAFAAMRFIRAPIWRVLGDSTVLLGDARFGGGSGNGFTDVRVPRNSAGCPTAVPPWTPPRADLLGF is encoded by the coding sequence ATGGACAATGTCACCCACTCGCTCGCCGGCCTCTTGCTCGCCGAGGGGGCCATACGCCTTCGCTCGCGCGTCACGAGGTCGGAGCCGTCGCGCCAATTCCGTGCAGTGGCCGCGATCTCCTCGATGATCGCGGCGAATTTGCCAGATGCGGACCTGCTCTACAGCGGTCTGGGTGGCAATCGACTCCGATACATGCTGCACCACCGCGGTCACTCACACACAGTGTTGATCGCGCTCGCCGGTGCCGTGCTGGTCTGCGGCGTGGCAATACGCATATGGCGATGGCGCGAGCGCGAAGGGCCGACTCGAGCGGATACGCGTTGGCTTCTCGGACTCCTTCTCGTGAGCACGCTCAGCCACCTCGTGCTCGACTGGACGAACAGCTACGGCGTGCATCCGTTCTGGCCAGTCGACAATCGATGGCACTACGGTGACGCGGTGTTCATCGTCGAACCGTGGTTCTGGGTGTTGTCCGTACCGACATTGATCGCGGCGAGTGCGCGGTCGACGCCGCGCGTAGTGCTGTCACTCGTTATGCTCAGCGGCCTTGTCCTCGCCTGGCGTCTCGATTTCGTGTCGCGGGGCGCGGCAGCGACTCTGACGGTGGGCGCTCTGGTATCCGTTGCGGTCGCATTCGTACTGCATCCTGGCGCGCGTGCCGCTGTCGCGATCGCTGGATGGATCGCTGCGACGCTCGTGATGGCGGCGGGATCGGCACGAGCGCGCGCGACGACGCTGCGAGCGGTTCACGATGCGGCGCCAGATGCGGAGGTGTTGGACGTCGTCGTGTCGCCCATGCCGGCGAATCCCGTCTGCGCTTCGGTGATCTCGCTCGAGCGGTCGGGACCTGAGTACCTCATCGCGACGGCCCGTGTGAGCGCCCTGCCGTCGCTGGTCGAGGCGGCGCACTGCGGCTCGCGCCAGGGAGGAGGAGGGGGAGGGGGAGACGGATCGCTGTTCCAACCGTCCGCGCGTCGGTCGACGTCGGGGCTGCAATGGGATGGTGCGTGGAGCGCACCGGTCGCCGATATCGCGTCGCTGGGGCGAGCGAGTTGTCCCGCGTTCGCCGCAATGCGCTTTATTCGAGCGCCGATCTGGCGCGTTCTTGGGGACTCGACCGTTCTGCTCGGCGATGCACGCTTCGGTGGCGGCTCGGGGAACGGATTCACCGATGTGCGTGTGCCGCGCAATTCGGCGGGATGCCCGACTGCCGTCCCGCCGTGGACGCCGCCACGAGCGGACTTGCTCGGCTTTTGA
- a CDS encoding DUF4399 domain-containing protein — protein sequence MRHAFVGALIATAAAGACKSERTPAADTSAAAPAAGQSTAAATATPAPSNAGVTIASPAKGATTGKDVAVTLHAEGVTIAKADGKKVEGIGHYHLFLDTIPTADNVPIPPTSKKIVHIGTGDSTYTFKGLAAGPHRIIAVIGYGDHSPMPGRRDTVNFTVKP from the coding sequence ATGAGACACGCATTCGTTGGCGCATTGATTGCCACGGCGGCCGCCGGTGCTTGCAAGAGCGAACGTACTCCCGCCGCGGACACATCGGCTGCCGCGCCGGCCGCGGGCCAGTCCACCGCCGCAGCGACAGCGACGCCGGCACCATCGAACGCCGGCGTCACGATCGCGAGTCCAGCGAAAGGCGCTACGACGGGCAAGGATGTCGCGGTCACGCTGCACGCCGAGGGAGTGACGATCGCCAAAGCAGACGGCAAGAAGGTCGAGGGCATCGGTCACTACCATCTCTTTCTGGATACGATCCCGACGGCGGACAACGTTCCGATCCCGCCGACGTCGAAGAAAATCGTGCACATCGGTACGGGCGATTCGACTTATACGTTCAAGGGGCTCGCCGCTGGTCCGCACCGCATCATCGCGGTCATCGGCTACGGCGATCATTCGCCGATGCCGGGCCGGCGTGACACGGTCAACTTCACGGTCAAGCCGTAG
- a CDS encoding cupin domain-containing protein — MDIKRAGSQPSAKGSSEWFTGTVRIDPLFQAPPPARVVAAGVTFEPGARTAWHTHPLGQTLIVIAGFGLVQREGGPRQEIRPGDVVWFPPNEKHWHGASPTTALTHIAVQEALDGKNVNWMEKVTDEQYGAASTP; from the coding sequence ATGGATATCAAGCGAGCGGGCTCGCAGCCGTCCGCGAAGGGAAGTTCCGAATGGTTCACCGGAACCGTTCGAATCGACCCGTTGTTTCAGGCGCCCCCGCCGGCACGCGTTGTCGCCGCAGGCGTCACCTTCGAGCCCGGTGCGCGCACGGCGTGGCACACACACCCGCTCGGTCAAACGTTGATCGTGATCGCGGGGTTCGGCCTGGTTCAGCGCGAGGGCGGACCCCGCCAGGAAATCCGCCCTGGCGACGTGGTGTGGTTTCCACCGAACGAGAAGCACTGGCACGGTGCGTCGCCGACCACCGCGCTGACCCATATCGCCGTTCAGGAAGCGCTCGACGGCAAAAATGTGAATTGGATGGAGAAGGTGACCGACGAGCAGTACGGCGCCGCGAGCACACCCTAG
- a CDS encoding aldo/keto reductase produces MLPTRNLGNQGLTVSAIGLGLMGMSHAYGTPDERDERESIATIHRAIELGCCFLDTAEAYGPGKNEALLAGALKSLGSGARDRVIIATKFGFTFNEQGVIAGLDSRPAHIREAVDGSLQRLATDHIDLLYQHRVDRAVPIEDVVGTMADLVRVGKVRFLGLSEAGEQTIRRAHAVHPISVVQSEYSLWERNLEPRIVPLLRELGIGLVPFAPLGRGFLTGTVRRAEEYPEGDFRRGDPRYQGENFDANMRAASAVRELAKGKGATPAQVALAWLLHKGDDIVPIPGTKRRRYLEENLGAVNVRLTRDELSTLDAALAPERVSGPRYAPAQQATVDR; encoded by the coding sequence ATGCTGCCCACGCGCAACCTCGGTAATCAGGGCCTCACCGTCTCCGCGATCGGGCTCGGCCTCATGGGCATGAGCCACGCCTACGGCACGCCGGACGAACGCGACGAGCGCGAGTCGATCGCGACCATTCACCGGGCCATCGAGCTCGGATGCTGCTTTCTCGATACGGCCGAGGCGTACGGGCCGGGCAAGAACGAAGCGCTGCTTGCGGGTGCGTTGAAGTCGCTCGGGAGCGGTGCGAGAGATCGTGTCATCATCGCGACGAAATTTGGTTTCACGTTCAATGAACAGGGCGTCATCGCCGGCCTGGACAGCCGGCCGGCGCACATTCGCGAGGCGGTCGACGGCTCGCTGCAAAGACTGGCGACGGATCATATCGACTTGCTCTATCAGCATCGCGTCGATCGCGCCGTGCCGATCGAGGACGTCGTCGGTACGATGGCGGACCTCGTGCGCGTGGGAAAGGTGCGCTTTCTCGGTCTGTCGGAGGCAGGCGAGCAGACGATTCGTCGCGCGCACGCGGTGCATCCGATCTCGGTGGTCCAGAGCGAATACTCGCTGTGGGAGCGCAATCTCGAGCCGCGTATCGTTCCGCTCCTGCGCGAGCTGGGTATCGGCCTGGTTCCTTTCGCGCCGCTGGGCCGCGGTTTCCTGACGGGCACCGTTAGGCGCGCGGAGGAATACCCCGAGGGTGATTTTCGGCGAGGGGACCCGCGGTATCAGGGCGAGAATTTCGACGCGAACATGCGGGCAGCGTCGGCGGTGCGCGAGCTGGCGAAAGGCAAAGGCGCAACGCCGGCGCAGGTCGCCCTCGCGTGGTTACTCCACAAGGGTGACGACATCGTACCGATTCCCGGCACGAAGCGACGCCGGTATCTCGAGGAGAATCTCGGTGCGGTCAACGTGCGTCTGACGCGTGACGAGCTGTCCACGCTCGACGCGGCACTGGCACCCGAGCGAGTTTCTGGCCCGAGATATGCGCCTGCCCAGCAGGCGACGGTCGATCGTTAG
- a CDS encoding class I SAM-dependent methyltransferase has product MNEFESEWFANEAFWRETYPFMFPEKRVAAATGEVEQIIALSECAGGRVLDLACGPGRHSIAFARRGFAVTGVDRSPFLLEHARVRARENDADIEWVQSDMRAFRRSSSFDLAVCLFTSFGFFRDDADNRRVLENVATSLRPGGVFVLDLLGKEILAKVFTPTSSHEMADALMVSRRRAVEDWSRMENEWLVIRDGASRTFPFSHWIYSAREIKEMFLSAGFADVCAYGDYSGAPYGPEATRLVILGRTDPR; this is encoded by the coding sequence ATGAACGAATTCGAGAGCGAGTGGTTTGCGAACGAAGCGTTCTGGCGCGAAACGTACCCGTTCATGTTTCCGGAGAAGCGCGTTGCGGCCGCAACCGGTGAAGTCGAGCAGATTATCGCCCTATCCGAATGCGCCGGCGGTCGCGTCCTCGACTTGGCGTGTGGACCCGGGCGGCACAGCATCGCGTTCGCTCGGCGCGGCTTTGCGGTGACAGGTGTCGACCGGAGCCCGTTCTTGCTCGAGCACGCACGGGTGCGCGCGCGTGAGAATGACGCCGACATCGAGTGGGTGCAATCAGATATGCGGGCCTTTCGCCGGTCGAGCAGCTTCGATTTGGCGGTCTGTCTCTTCACCTCATTTGGATTCTTTCGCGATGACGCGGATAATCGGCGCGTTCTCGAGAATGTCGCGACGAGCCTTCGGCCCGGCGGTGTGTTCGTGCTCGACCTGCTTGGCAAAGAGATTCTGGCGAAGGTGTTCACCCCGACTTCATCACACGAAATGGCGGACGCGCTCATGGTGAGTCGCCGCCGAGCAGTCGAGGATTGGTCACGGATGGAAAACGAGTGGCTGGTCATCCGCGACGGAGCGTCGCGGACATTCCCGTTCAGTCACTGGATCTATTCGGCGCGCGAGATCAAGGAGATGTTCCTCTCGGCGGGCTTCGCAGACGTTTGCGCGTACGGAGACTATTCGGGGGCACCGTACGGCCCGGAAGCAACTCGGCTGGTGATCCTGGGCCGCACCGATCCGCGTTAG